One Cryptomeria japonica chromosome 9, Sugi_1.0, whole genome shotgun sequence genomic window carries:
- the LOC131079685 gene encoding uncharacterized protein LOC131079685 isoform X1, which translates to MELEGFSVVCAGLGCASEDANGRRNGYVKSDNCLENLRDLQRFLRRDHPQTRDVFKQLGKWNTMSQDLIPIIEHYRDEPETIVNAVKVIVFLTMPIDPSSDDISLQMEYLWSFKELFSRNDSIAVIVSLLEEPLEHLECGAFTEDDWKIIQLVFTLFRNLLAVQDPSPQQMMGRSASQFPFLRDAFLEHLFHENVMDLLLALTQHVSGMHGFLKQDNLLLLEIYHYIFWGQRPDLVASAQQMNSKKDNKILQSSGVLQSMMEEEEEQRRLSRLRDLPRHSLFCGTFVRLAPDGSKRIVKRNPFVTPAENILKTRQNKRGPVKRIACDTNIPLSSKESVLGLLQNFADQFLDVGYNVLMQSVREDIRREHPAIQNSDIIVFFEVACFFTAYQRCRVANHKGKSGGADVKKYDEKGNNDTLFRGLICGPIASTMNEAMFYLVVSKWHRSFEALKETNDLKTLTAAGALVKEMIHILDLVLKISRNSLRETEQEDRTARILLYKVFYDQTEEGITHFLLTLIKSFDIHKQPRSYLADLVEMTHIILRLMEALKEADGTLRVLKKSRRGRKKKKLAGNQQEQVPVQSRDNEISSNASEIGSEKRSDSNEQVMNNTAKFHEEGSSTEMHMDDVDEHNRISKSDDNGRVQHKISLENADECEEEIEFLEKNTQNGTINSLDDGESNSEDDDRGNRVDRVEADFDIQKFIISFADNHVVRNYCWLLMFYKKNSAATNHYIIRMLQRICDDCMLEPMLYQLSLFSLFYEILSDQRTLQSEEYKNIVQFLTKILHGFFKKLKDQPFLFVEILFWKTRRECDMISTDQLLSQVNKWKNKWDHSMQKNIANALGDDEADGINKRQSTEVPYKKNIADALGDDEADMPFSELDNHEKETYTKEQIRKSPKKRKSFIFSEEEEARIKELFEQYKESRRCSFMIAEALDPNGKFSTVQVSRKLKQLGLKLASSKHKSGIDKLLSDENDESEEDVQDKPSSAEAGKTYRRRLFLESEDESEHEIQQNDSLKASEKQKFPIKDKNKKSPKKRKSFVFSEEQEALIKELFEQHKEKRECSHLIAESLGLSVSQINIKLKLLGLKAISRKRKVRVELRDEDNMNEEPLGTDLLKTSDKQKSSTKDRNKNSPKKRKSYVFSEEQERLMKELFEQNKENRQCSHLIAERLGLPVIQVKRKLTLFGLKVSSKKQKSCIGEQANVKHAENLAGVEYEDDSDHEPLMSMLSKSQNIRHQKRKLSEALNEPVEKSGMVEHYSDKVDKLVSDLVDEGDSDDELLNSSLKRSQNTRLSKGKMTNACKKPLKEPVFDEDFLHQDDKTAARERVEDDTENETLMTSLLKTQKIKRQEIKVSEVYNEPVRESGIAEHCRDKDDNIVSVPEVEENSDDELLITKLGRSPNMRLSKGKVAEAYDKLVKDNETRTKEAVEDDTAHETPLTVTHLLKGRLKRRLSIENGKAGRIKIADQSLVNLADNSNENISNGKNNGSLANEGAGTEMLEDSNSFEDDILETNLEENLHPLVNEEAGTEILEDTILLEDNLEEDNLKEKLLKAKDDDLSLGEEAAATKTLKDTNLLNDMEEDSLEEKLSLHKDNSFLVDEEADMETLEDVGLSRRGRRRLNMIIEDDD; encoded by the exons AGAATTTGAGGGACTTGCAGCGATTTCTTCGCAGAGATCATCCACAAACAAGAGATGTGTTCAAACAACTAGGCAAGTGGAATACAATGTCGCAGGACTTGATACCTATCATTGAGCATTATCGAGATGAACCGGAGACTATAGTTAATGCTG TAAAGGTAATAGTTTTCCTTACCATGCCCATTGATCCTTCTTCTGATGACATCTCACTACAAATGGAATATCTTTGGAGCTTTAAGGAATTGTTTTCCCGGAATGATTCGATTGCTGTCATTGTTTCTCTTTTGGAAGAACCACTGGAACATTTGGAATG TGGGGCATTCACGGAGGATGATTGGAAGATCATCCAGTTGGTGTTCACACTGTTCCGTAATTTACTGGCTGTTCAAGATCCTTCACCTCAACAGATGATGGGCAGATCTGCTTCCCAGTTTCCATTTTTAAGGGATGCTTTCTTGGAGCATTTGTTTCATGAAAATGTGATGGATCTGCTTCTAGCATTGACTCAACATGTTTCTGGCATGCATGGTTTTCTTAAACAAGATAATTTGCTGCTACTGGAGATTTACCATTATATTTTTTGGGGTCAGCGGCCTGATCTAGTAGCTTCAGCACAACAAATGAATTCAAAG AAGGACAACAAAATACTCCAGTCATCAGGAGTTCTACAGTCAATGATGGAGGAGGAAGAAGAACAGAGAAGACTTTCACGCCTAAGAGATTTGCCTCGCCATTCACTATTCTGTGGAACATTTGTTAGGCTTGCTCCG GATGGTTCAAAAAGGATTGTGAAGAGGAACCCATTTGTCACTCCTGCTGAGAACATACTTAAGACACGGCAGAACAAACGAGGACCTGTTAAACGCATTGCATGTGATACTAATATTCCATTGTCATCTAAAGAGAGTGTTCTGGGACTCCTCCAGAACTTTGCAGACCAATTTCTCGACGTGGGTTATAATG TGTTAATGCAGTCTGTAAGGGAGGACATTAGAAGAGAGCATCCTGCAATTCAGAACAGtgatatcattgtattctttgaaGTGGCTTGTTTTTTCACAGCATACCAGCGGTGTCGTGTTGCCAACCATAAG GGAAAAAGTGGTGGTGCTGATGTTAAAAAATACGATGAGAAAGGCAATAATGATACATTGTTCCGAGGTCTTATTTGTGGTCCTATTGCATCAACTATGAATGAAGCTATGTTCTACCTTGTTGTATCTAAGTGGCATCGTTCTTTTGAAGCTTTAAAGGAAACAAATGATCTGAAGACTTTAACAGCAGCAGGAGCTCTGGTGAAGGAAATG ATTCACATATTAGATTTGGTGCTTAAGATTTCCCGCAACAGTTTGAGGGAGACAGAACAAGAGGATCGGACTGCACGCATACTTCTTTATAAGGTTTTCTATGATCAGACAGAGGAAGGAATTACACATTTTCTTCTTACCCTCATTAAATCTTTTGATATTCATAAGCAACCTCGGAG TTATTTAGCAGATCTGGTGGAAATGACACATATTATATTGCGTCTCATGGAGGCCCTCAAAGAAGCAGATGGAACTTTGAGG gttCTCAAGAAATCTCGAAGAGGCAGGAAGAAGAAAAAGCTGGCTGGTAATCAGCAGGAACAAGTTCCAGTACAATCCAGAGACAATGAGATCTCATCTAACGCCAGTGAAATTGGAAGTGAGAAGAGATCCGACTCTAATGAACAGGTGATGAATAATACAGCAAAATTTCATGAAGAGGGATCAAGCACAGAAATGCATATGGATGATGTGGACGAACACAACAGAATATCCAAATCTGATGACAATGGAAGAGTGCAGCACAAAATCTCCTTGGAGAATGCCGATGAATGTGAAGAAGAAATAGAATTCTTGGAAAAGAACACCCAAAATGGAACAATTAACTCACTGGATGATGGAGAAAGCAACTCAGAAGATGATGATCGGGGCAACAGAGTTGACAGAGTTGAAGCAGATTTTGATATCCAGAAGTTTATAATCTCCTTTGCTGACAACCATGTTGTTCGAAATTACTGTTGGTTACTCATGTTCTACAAGAAAAATTCCGCTGCTACAAATCATTATATAATTCGCATGTTGCAGCGTATTTGTGATGACTGTATGTTGGAACCAATGCTTTATCAG CTATCACTATTTTCTCTGTTTTATGAGATTCTCTCAGATCAGAGGACATTACAGTCAGAGGAATATAAAAATATTGTCCAGTTCCTCACAAAGATATTGCATGGTTTTTTCAAAAAGTTGAAGGATCAGCCTTTTCTTTTTGTTGAGATACTCTTCTGGAAGACTCGCAGAGAGTGCGACATGATTAGCACAGATCAGTTATTGTCTCAGGTGAACAAATGGAAGAACAAATGGGACCATTCCATGCAAAAAAACATTGCTAATGCTTTGGGTGATGATGAAGCTGACGGGATTAATAAACGGCAAAGCACAGAGGTGCCATATAAGAAAAATATTGCTGATGCCCTTGGTGATGATGAGGCCGATATGCCTTTCAGTGAACTTGATAATCACGA GAAGGAGACTTATACAAAAGAACAGATAAGGAAATCTCCGAAAAAGAGGAAGAGCTTTATTTTCAGTGAAGAGGAAGAAGCTCGAATCAAAGAGCTTTTTGAGCA GTATAAAGAAAGTAGAAGATGTAGCTTTATGATTGCAGAGGCACTTGATCCGAATGGAAAGTTTTCAACAGTCCAAGTTTCTCGTAAACTTAAGCAGCTCGGTCTCAAACTTGCATCAAGCAAGCACAAATCAGGAATTGACAAGTTGCTTAGTGATGAAAATGATGAGAGTGAAGAAGATGTACAAGACAAGCCTAGTTCAGCTGAAGCTGGGAAAACTTACAGGAGAAGACTCTTTTTGGAATCTGAGGATGAGTCAGAACATGAGATTCAACAAAATGATTCATTGAA AGCTTCTGAGAAGCAAAAGTTTCCCATAAAAGACAAGAACAAGAAATCTCCCAAGAAGAGGAAGAGCTTTGTTTTTAGTGAGGAGCAAGAAGCTCTAATAAAGGAGCTTTTTGAGCA GCACAAAGAAAAGAGAGAGTGCAGCCATTTGATTGCAGAATCACTAGGCCTGTCAGTATCACAAATTAATATTAAGCTCAAGCTGCTTGGCCTTAAGGCTATCTcaagaaaaaggaaagtaagggTAGAGCTGCGAGATGAAGATAACATGAATGAAGAACCACTGGGAACCGACTTATTGAA AACATCTGACAAGCAAAAGTCTTCCACAAAAGATAGGAATAAGAACTCTCCCAAGAAGAGGAAGAGTTATGTTTTTAGCGAGGAGCAGGAACGTCTAATGAAGGAACTTTTTGAGCA GAACAAAGAAAACAGACAGTGTAGTCATCTAATTGCTGAAAGACTTGGTCTGCCTGTAATTCAAGTCAAGCGTAAGCTTACACTGTTTGGCCTCAAAGTCAGCTCAAAAAAACAGAAATCTTGTATTGGAGAGCAAGCCAATGTTAAGCATGCTGAAAATTTAGCAGGGGTGGAATATGAAGATGACTCAGATCATGAGCCACTTATGTCTATGCTATCAAA ATCCCAAAATATTAGACATCAGAAGAGAAAGCTGTCTGAAGCATTGAATGAACCTGTCGAGAAATCTGGAATGGTTGAGCACTATAGTGATAAGGTTGATAAGCTTGTATCAGACTTGGTGGATGAAGGTGACTCAGATGACGAATTACTTAATTCCAGTTTAAAGAG GTCTCAGAATACCAGATTATCAAAGGGAAAGATGACCAATGCATGTAAAAAACCTCTGAAGGAACCTGTATTTGATGAGGATTTCCTCCACCAGGATGATAAAACTGCGGCAAGGGAGAGAGTTGAAGATGATACAGAAAATGAGACTCTTATGACAAGTTTATTGAA GACCCAGAAGATTAAACGACAGGAAATAAAGGTGTCGGAAGTGTATAATGAGCCTGTCAGGGAATCTGGAATTGCAGAGCATTGCAGGGATAAGGATGATAATATTGTATCTGTGCCAGAAGTTGAAGAGAATTCAGATGATGAGTTGCTTATAACAAAATTAGGGAG ATCTCCAAATATGAGACTATCTAAAGGAAAGGTGGCCGAGGCATATGATAAGCTTGTGAAGGATAATgaaacaagaacaaaggaggcagtTGAAGATGACACAGCACATGAGACTCCTCTGACAGTTACACATTTATTGAA GGGCAGGTTAAAAAGGCGGCTGAGCATTGAAAATGGCAAAGCTGGCAGAATTAAGATTGCAGACCAATCTCTAGTGAACTTAGCTGATAATTCAAATGAAAACATATCAAATGGCAAGAATAATGGTTCTCTTGCCAATGAAGGGGCTGGTACTGAAATGCTTGAAgattcaaattcatttgaagacGATATATTAGAAACTAACTTAGAAGAAAATTTACATCCTCTTGTAAATGAAGAGGCTGGTACTGAAATTCTGGAAGATACAATTTTGTTAGAAGATAATTTGGAAGAAGataatttgaaagaaaaattattAAAAGCTAAGGATGATGATTTATCTCTGGGTGAAGAGGCTGCAGCAACAAAAACACTGAAAGATACAAATTTGTTAAATGACATGGAAGAAGATAGCTTGGAAGAAAAACTATCATTGCACAAGGATAATAGTTTTCTTGTCGATGAAGAGGCTGATATGGAAACGTTGGAAGATGTAGGTTTGTCAAGGCGGGGAAGGAGGAGGCTGAACATGATCATTGAAGATGATGATTAG
- the LOC131079685 gene encoding uncharacterized protein LOC131079685 isoform X2 translates to MELEGFSVVCAGLGCASEDANGRRNGYVKSDNCLENLRDLQRFLRRDHPQTRDVFKQLGKWNTMSQDLIPIIEHYRDEPETIVNAVKVIVFLTMPIDPSSDDISLQMEYLWSFKELFSRNDSIAVIVSLLEEPLEHLECGAFTEDDWKIIQLVFTLFRNLLAVQDPSPQQMMGRSASQFPFLRDAFLEHLFHENVMDLLLALTQHVSGMHGFLKQDNLLLLEIYHYIFWGQRPDLVASAQQMNSKKDNKILQSSGVLQSMMEEEEEQRRLSRLRDLPRHSLFCGTFVRLAPDGSKRIVKRNPFVTPAENILKTRQNKRGPVKRIACDTNIPLSSKESVLGLLQNFADQFLDVGYNVLMQSVREDIRREHPAIQNSDIIVFFEVACFFTAYQRCRVANHKGKSGGADVKKYDEKGNNDTLFRGLICGPIASTMNEAMFYLVVSKWHRSFEALKETNDLKTLTAAGALVKEMIHILDLVLKISRNSLRETEQEDRTARILLYKVFYDQTEEGITHFLLTLIKSFDIHKQPRSYLADLVEMTHIILRLMEALKEADGTLRVLKKSRRGRKKKKLAGNQQEQVPVQSRDNEISSNASEIGSEKRSDSNEQVMNNTAKFHEEGSSTEMHMDDVDEHNRISKSDDNGRVQHKISLENADECEEEIEFLEKNTQNGTINSLDDGESNSEDDDRGNRVDRVEADFDIQKFIISFADNHVVRNYCWLLMFYKKNSAATNHYIIRMLQRICDDCMLEPMLYQLSLFSLFYEILSDQRTLQSEEYKNIVQFLTKILHGFFKKLKDQPFLFVEILFWKTRRECDMISTDQLLSQVNKWKNKWDHSMQKNIANALGDDEADGINKRQSTEVPYKKNIADALGDDEADMPFSELDNHEKETYTKEQIRKSPKKRKSFIFSEEEEARIKELFEQYKESRRCSFMIAEALDPNGKFSTVQVSRKLKQLGLKLASSKHKSGIDKLLSDENDESEEDVQDKPSSAEAGKTYRRRLFLESEDESEHEIQQNDSLKASEKQKFPIKDKNKKSPKKRKSFVFSEEQEALIKELFEQHKEKRECSHLIAESLGLSVSQINIKLKLLGLKAISRKRKVRVELRDEDNMNEEPLGTDLLKTSDKQKSSTKDRNKNSPKKRKSYVFSEEQERLMKELFEQNKENRQCSHLIAERLGLPVIQVKRKLTLFGLKVSSKKQKSCIGEQANVKHAENLAGVEYEDDSDHEPLMSMLSKSQNIRHQKRKLSEALNEPVEKSGMVEHYSDKVDKLVSDLVDEGDSDDELLNSSLKRIPDYQRER, encoded by the exons AGAATTTGAGGGACTTGCAGCGATTTCTTCGCAGAGATCATCCACAAACAAGAGATGTGTTCAAACAACTAGGCAAGTGGAATACAATGTCGCAGGACTTGATACCTATCATTGAGCATTATCGAGATGAACCGGAGACTATAGTTAATGCTG TAAAGGTAATAGTTTTCCTTACCATGCCCATTGATCCTTCTTCTGATGACATCTCACTACAAATGGAATATCTTTGGAGCTTTAAGGAATTGTTTTCCCGGAATGATTCGATTGCTGTCATTGTTTCTCTTTTGGAAGAACCACTGGAACATTTGGAATG TGGGGCATTCACGGAGGATGATTGGAAGATCATCCAGTTGGTGTTCACACTGTTCCGTAATTTACTGGCTGTTCAAGATCCTTCACCTCAACAGATGATGGGCAGATCTGCTTCCCAGTTTCCATTTTTAAGGGATGCTTTCTTGGAGCATTTGTTTCATGAAAATGTGATGGATCTGCTTCTAGCATTGACTCAACATGTTTCTGGCATGCATGGTTTTCTTAAACAAGATAATTTGCTGCTACTGGAGATTTACCATTATATTTTTTGGGGTCAGCGGCCTGATCTAGTAGCTTCAGCACAACAAATGAATTCAAAG AAGGACAACAAAATACTCCAGTCATCAGGAGTTCTACAGTCAATGATGGAGGAGGAAGAAGAACAGAGAAGACTTTCACGCCTAAGAGATTTGCCTCGCCATTCACTATTCTGTGGAACATTTGTTAGGCTTGCTCCG GATGGTTCAAAAAGGATTGTGAAGAGGAACCCATTTGTCACTCCTGCTGAGAACATACTTAAGACACGGCAGAACAAACGAGGACCTGTTAAACGCATTGCATGTGATACTAATATTCCATTGTCATCTAAAGAGAGTGTTCTGGGACTCCTCCAGAACTTTGCAGACCAATTTCTCGACGTGGGTTATAATG TGTTAATGCAGTCTGTAAGGGAGGACATTAGAAGAGAGCATCCTGCAATTCAGAACAGtgatatcattgtattctttgaaGTGGCTTGTTTTTTCACAGCATACCAGCGGTGTCGTGTTGCCAACCATAAG GGAAAAAGTGGTGGTGCTGATGTTAAAAAATACGATGAGAAAGGCAATAATGATACATTGTTCCGAGGTCTTATTTGTGGTCCTATTGCATCAACTATGAATGAAGCTATGTTCTACCTTGTTGTATCTAAGTGGCATCGTTCTTTTGAAGCTTTAAAGGAAACAAATGATCTGAAGACTTTAACAGCAGCAGGAGCTCTGGTGAAGGAAATG ATTCACATATTAGATTTGGTGCTTAAGATTTCCCGCAACAGTTTGAGGGAGACAGAACAAGAGGATCGGACTGCACGCATACTTCTTTATAAGGTTTTCTATGATCAGACAGAGGAAGGAATTACACATTTTCTTCTTACCCTCATTAAATCTTTTGATATTCATAAGCAACCTCGGAG TTATTTAGCAGATCTGGTGGAAATGACACATATTATATTGCGTCTCATGGAGGCCCTCAAAGAAGCAGATGGAACTTTGAGG gttCTCAAGAAATCTCGAAGAGGCAGGAAGAAGAAAAAGCTGGCTGGTAATCAGCAGGAACAAGTTCCAGTACAATCCAGAGACAATGAGATCTCATCTAACGCCAGTGAAATTGGAAGTGAGAAGAGATCCGACTCTAATGAACAGGTGATGAATAATACAGCAAAATTTCATGAAGAGGGATCAAGCACAGAAATGCATATGGATGATGTGGACGAACACAACAGAATATCCAAATCTGATGACAATGGAAGAGTGCAGCACAAAATCTCCTTGGAGAATGCCGATGAATGTGAAGAAGAAATAGAATTCTTGGAAAAGAACACCCAAAATGGAACAATTAACTCACTGGATGATGGAGAAAGCAACTCAGAAGATGATGATCGGGGCAACAGAGTTGACAGAGTTGAAGCAGATTTTGATATCCAGAAGTTTATAATCTCCTTTGCTGACAACCATGTTGTTCGAAATTACTGTTGGTTACTCATGTTCTACAAGAAAAATTCCGCTGCTACAAATCATTATATAATTCGCATGTTGCAGCGTATTTGTGATGACTGTATGTTGGAACCAATGCTTTATCAG CTATCACTATTTTCTCTGTTTTATGAGATTCTCTCAGATCAGAGGACATTACAGTCAGAGGAATATAAAAATATTGTCCAGTTCCTCACAAAGATATTGCATGGTTTTTTCAAAAAGTTGAAGGATCAGCCTTTTCTTTTTGTTGAGATACTCTTCTGGAAGACTCGCAGAGAGTGCGACATGATTAGCACAGATCAGTTATTGTCTCAGGTGAACAAATGGAAGAACAAATGGGACCATTCCATGCAAAAAAACATTGCTAATGCTTTGGGTGATGATGAAGCTGACGGGATTAATAAACGGCAAAGCACAGAGGTGCCATATAAGAAAAATATTGCTGATGCCCTTGGTGATGATGAGGCCGATATGCCTTTCAGTGAACTTGATAATCACGA GAAGGAGACTTATACAAAAGAACAGATAAGGAAATCTCCGAAAAAGAGGAAGAGCTTTATTTTCAGTGAAGAGGAAGAAGCTCGAATCAAAGAGCTTTTTGAGCA GTATAAAGAAAGTAGAAGATGTAGCTTTATGATTGCAGAGGCACTTGATCCGAATGGAAAGTTTTCAACAGTCCAAGTTTCTCGTAAACTTAAGCAGCTCGGTCTCAAACTTGCATCAAGCAAGCACAAATCAGGAATTGACAAGTTGCTTAGTGATGAAAATGATGAGAGTGAAGAAGATGTACAAGACAAGCCTAGTTCAGCTGAAGCTGGGAAAACTTACAGGAGAAGACTCTTTTTGGAATCTGAGGATGAGTCAGAACATGAGATTCAACAAAATGATTCATTGAA AGCTTCTGAGAAGCAAAAGTTTCCCATAAAAGACAAGAACAAGAAATCTCCCAAGAAGAGGAAGAGCTTTGTTTTTAGTGAGGAGCAAGAAGCTCTAATAAAGGAGCTTTTTGAGCA GCACAAAGAAAAGAGAGAGTGCAGCCATTTGATTGCAGAATCACTAGGCCTGTCAGTATCACAAATTAATATTAAGCTCAAGCTGCTTGGCCTTAAGGCTATCTcaagaaaaaggaaagtaagggTAGAGCTGCGAGATGAAGATAACATGAATGAAGAACCACTGGGAACCGACTTATTGAA AACATCTGACAAGCAAAAGTCTTCCACAAAAGATAGGAATAAGAACTCTCCCAAGAAGAGGAAGAGTTATGTTTTTAGCGAGGAGCAGGAACGTCTAATGAAGGAACTTTTTGAGCA GAACAAAGAAAACAGACAGTGTAGTCATCTAATTGCTGAAAGACTTGGTCTGCCTGTAATTCAAGTCAAGCGTAAGCTTACACTGTTTGGCCTCAAAGTCAGCTCAAAAAAACAGAAATCTTGTATTGGAGAGCAAGCCAATGTTAAGCATGCTGAAAATTTAGCAGGGGTGGAATATGAAGATGACTCAGATCATGAGCCACTTATGTCTATGCTATCAAA ATCCCAAAATATTAGACATCAGAAGAGAAAGCTGTCTGAAGCATTGAATGAACCTGTCGAGAAATCTGGAATGGTTGAGCACTATAGTGATAAGGTTGATAAGCTTGTATCAGACTTGGTGGATGAAGGTGACTCAGATGACGAATTACTTAATTCCAGTTTAAAGAG AATACCAGATTATCAAAGGGAAAGATGA